In the genome of Pirellulales bacterium, one region contains:
- a CDS encoding ATP-dependent Clp protease adaptor ClpS, translating into MPEPAVAEPDQIEVAPAKIQQPRGKPKRQPRYNVVLWDDDKHSYAYVIVMLKELFGHPFEKGFELAKEVDTRGRVIVLTTTREHAELKRDQIHAYGKDDGIEGCLGSMWSTIEPVEA; encoded by the coding sequence ATGCCGGAACCGGCCGTTGCCGAGCCCGACCAGATTGAAGTCGCACCCGCCAAAATACAACAACCGCGCGGCAAGCCGAAGCGTCAGCCACGCTACAACGTGGTGCTTTGGGACGACGACAAGCACAGCTATGCCTATGTCATTGTGATGCTGAAAGAGCTGTTTGGGCACCCGTTCGAGAAAGGTTTCGAGCTGGCCAAGGAAGTCGATACCCGCGGCCGCGTGATCGTGCTCACGACCACCAGGGAACACGCGGAGCTGAAGCGCGACCAGATTCACGCCTATGGCAAAGACGACGGCATCGAGGGTTGCTTAGGTTCGATGTGGTCGACGATCGAACCCGTGGAAGCGTGA
- a CDS encoding dipeptidase has translation MPDIDDYLNQHAADFEEELCELLRIPSVSADSRHRADVRRAAEWVAAQLRGLEMKVELCETPGHPIVYAEWLGAPGAPTALVYGHYDVQPPDPLHEWHSPPFEPTRRDGNLYARGATDDKGQMFTHVKSAEAWMRTAGRLPVNVKFLIEGEEEVGSEHLDNFIAAHRQRLACDVVVISDTSQFAPDQPAITYGLRGIAYFELRLTGPKQDLHSGTFGGGVMNPANALTQMLAVLINRDGQIQVPGFYDDVEPLTEAERRQFAALNFDDREFCDELGIATTAGEKGYSTLERRSARPTFDINGLFSGYQGEGSKTVLPARAGAKFSFRLVPRQDPKKIHAALETMLTRLCPPGIKMELMAYDGAPGVVVSFESPYIRAAAKAIEHGFGRSPVYIREGGSIPVVSTFREQLGVDTLLLGWGLNDDNTHSPNEKFRLLDFHRGIKASAYLWEELSRIGPDCDPRR, from the coding sequence ATGCCCGACATCGACGACTATCTGAACCAGCACGCGGCCGACTTCGAGGAAGAGCTGTGCGAGTTGCTGCGCATTCCGAGCGTCAGCGCCGACAGCCGCCATCGGGCCGACGTGCGACGGGCGGCCGAATGGGTGGCGGCCCAGCTCCGCGGGCTGGAGATGAAGGTCGAGCTGTGCGAGACCCCCGGACATCCGATCGTGTACGCCGAGTGGCTTGGCGCACCGGGCGCACCGACGGCGCTGGTTTACGGCCACTACGACGTTCAGCCGCCGGATCCGCTCCATGAATGGCACTCTCCGCCGTTCGAGCCGACCCGCCGCGACGGCAACCTTTATGCCCGTGGCGCCACCGACGATAAGGGTCAGATGTTCACGCACGTCAAAAGCGCCGAGGCGTGGATGCGCACGGCCGGCCGCCTGCCGGTGAACGTCAAATTCTTGATCGAGGGCGAAGAAGAAGTCGGCAGCGAGCATTTGGACAACTTCATCGCCGCCCATCGGCAGCGGCTGGCCTGCGACGTGGTGGTCATCAGCGACACCAGCCAATTCGCGCCCGACCAGCCGGCCATCACCTACGGACTGCGAGGCATCGCCTATTTCGAGCTGCGGCTCACCGGCCCGAAGCAGGACTTGCACTCCGGCACGTTCGGCGGCGGAGTGATGAATCCCGCCAATGCACTGACCCAGATGCTCGCGGTTCTCATCAATCGCGACGGGCAGATCCAGGTGCCCGGCTTCTACGACGACGTGGAACCGCTGACCGAGGCCGAGCGGCGGCAGTTCGCGGCCCTCAATTTCGACGACCGGGAGTTCTGCGACGAGCTGGGCATTGCAACGACGGCGGGCGAGAAGGGTTATTCGACGCTCGAGCGGCGCTCGGCGCGGCCGACGTTCGATATCAACGGCCTGTTCAGCGGCTATCAAGGCGAAGGCTCGAAGACCGTGTTGCCCGCCAGGGCCGGCGCCAAGTTCAGCTTCCGCCTGGTTCCGCGGCAGGATCCCAAGAAGATCCACGCCGCACTGGAGACAATGCTCACGCGGTTGTGCCCGCCGGGCATCAAGATGGAGCTGATGGCCTATGACGGCGCGCCGGGCGTCGTTGTGTCATTCGAGAGTCCGTACATTCGCGCGGCGGCGAAGGCAATCGAACATGGTTTCGGCCGGTCGCCGGTTTACATCCGCGAGGGCGGCTCGATTCCGGTAGTCTCCACGTTCCGCGAGCAGTTGGGCGTCGACACACTGCTGCTCGGCTGGGGACTCAACGACGACAACACGCACAGCCCGAACGAGAAATTTCGCTTGCTCGATTTTCACCGCGGAATCAAGGCCAGCGCGTATCTGTGGGAAGAATTGAGTCGGATAGGGCCGGATTGTGATCCGCGTCGATGA